One Argentina anserina chromosome 6, drPotAnse1.1, whole genome shotgun sequence genomic window, CTGCTCGAATTCAGCAACTTAAAAAGTCTTTGGTGGCTCTACCTTCCAAGTTCCAACTAATGTCTCAAACGAGGAATTAAAAACTAGACTAGTGAGTTTAGACAAGGAAGGCACTAGCCCACCCAGCTCCTAGTATTTGCATTAGGTCAGGCACCTGGCAATTCAAGGCATCAAATCCAATGGATATAATTCTCAGGGGTAAAACATGAAAGGCACAGCAACAAGGCAGATAATGTGTCTGACTCTGAATTACTAGTAAATAGAGGCAGCAGAGATGTGCATGCCTAATAACTAGATCTTTACCGCTAGACTTCTTTAAAATTGAACAACTTGCCAAAAGACAGTATTATAGCTACATTACTGACTACATCACTCATTATCCCTTCTTGTCCTGAATCTGATGAGATTGCACTATTACAACGACAGAAGGTTGTCACTCATATGAACAAGTTCTTGAATTCTCCATTTGCAAGCAGGCAAAGCTGATTGTACGAATGAGTGTCTGCAACAGGTTAAGAGAAAATGGAAGTCCATCAGGACCAGCACAAGATTATGCAAACAAGATCAAATGACCAAGCATATATAGCATTACCAAATGTAATATACCACCAATTAGTTAAACACTAGCACACAATATGGACACGGAAAGTGAAAGGCACAACATGAAATAACACAAGACATTTCACAGTTCTGCTTCTGACTGTAGTTTAAGTAACTGCAATGAGagccaatttatttattaaaaaaactgTTTATGGAACACTAATTACATGAAATTCCATACTGCAGTTTGAAGAACTAACATGCCCAGTGATTTAATGTGTATGTTGGTAAAAGTCAGTACTCCAAACAAATCAAGAAAATGCAAGCATGATTATATCAAGTATAAATTGCATAAATGCAGGGTGGACAAATGCATACCAATTGATTCACCAAAGTTGTTCCATAGGCTAGCCTGGATTGATTTATCACTGTCAGCAACACCAATAACCTCAACAAACTTTGTAAGAGCAAAGGGTGGGGTGCCCTTTACAGTCAACTGAACTTCATCAGTAGATTTGCCAATGACAGATCCAGCACCCAGTTGCACAACCTGAATCAATGCCCGAACCTGCCTTCCAACATACAGTCGCAGCAGCTCTGCATTGACAAAAACAGAAGGGTTTGACGTATCCATACCCTGCATAGCAACAAAAAACATATCGAATATCATCGGCATCACTTTATAACTTTCGGTGACAACAAGAAATTCCATCCGACCTATACGGATCAGAACATGTTCGATTCAGCCCAACAATCAGTTATAGTCATTCATTTTTCCCCAGTCTCGATTtacaaaaaacaaattcatCCTAAACAGAAAACCCACCAACAGAAATGAGTTCTATACAAATAGATATGTTGTACAGATTCAAAAACATCGAATTCTTCATCGTTTTCAAATTGATTTAATAACTGGGGTGTAATTATATTCAACAACAACAGCCTCACATGGATCAATCCTAGTCAATCAGAAACCTCTAGAAGACTAGAATCACAATCGCAAGTTTTCACTTCAAAAATGCAATTACTATGATAGTTTTTACTTGATGAATATAGTATTCAGCTAATTAAGCACATAGACTGAACCCTAGAACGAAACTTGTTCAGCCAAAATTCGAACCACAAAAGTCAAGAGAAAAACTGAAAGCCGTATTTGGCCTGAACTAAAAGCGAAAATAATCGACGGTTGAGATCTGAGAAATTAGAGTTGCGAGATCTTACACTTGATGATCGGAGGGGATCGCCCCGGACAATAGAGCTTGAGGTTTGGAAGATTCAGCGGCGGGGAGGTTTCTGAACTCCGAGACTTGCCGAGGGTTTATATAGGAGGGACGCGACTGTGTGACACGCGCCCACCCCGCGGGCATTTAAAGTTGTTTAATTTTGAGGGAGCGGCAAAATTAAGCGCCaagctttttctttttgttgttttatatttacaaTGTTCCTGCTCAATAATAATCAACACCCCTATGTATTGATGTTATTACTCGCAACTATGACTCCTGAGATAATAATATGATACTTGCATTTTAGCTCAACAGGTCACCTCTATTTTTTAAAGCATGCTAGGAAGGAGAGTAATTTCGTTGCGGATTCTTGGGCTAAATATGGACACCAAGTCGGAATAGATTGTTGGTTCAACTCGGTACCTCATGTTGTACAAATGCCTTTTAATTTGACCGTATCTCTTTTTCGTCTgtaattttatcttatttaattgaaaaaaataaccCCTACGTaacttttcaaattttcatGGTAGGTGATAATTAGCAGTAATTATCATAATAAAAGAGTCTTACTGCGATGCAATTGAAATTGGGTTAAATCTCCCTCTTTCTTTTATTAGTGTTTGATTAAATTGGGACCCTCTCCCGACAAGCCCACTCAACTCAAGAGCGCGCGCATCCCCACTTTTgccgccaccaccaccaccaccacatcGGCGGGTGCTCCGTCACCGGCAATACGCTTTGGTGATACACAGATTTCAGGTATGGATCATTTCACATATTCGTCCCTTTAACCCGAGAATCAGGGATCAATTTGTTTCGAAATCCTTCTGCTTTAGCTTTATTTATCGATTTTGAGATTCTTGTAATGATCGAGAGGTCATAAGGTACGATATAACCCATTATGTTAATCCTTTTGAGATTGagttttttttcaccaacagtccctcaactctggtgtacctaccaatgtgatacctcaactcttaatcgtaccaatgtgatacccagactctagtattgctatcattgaagtacttccgtaagtttttttcaacttctccgtcatcttggtgacgtggcaagtacgtgaggcccacaaagagggttaaaagacaaaattaaccccatctgagaggagcaatgtttttcccgccctttaccttgagaaagacacccaacaattccaattttggcgccaattttccctacCTACtacttaatttgtgtctcttatctaaactaaagaactaccgccaaccagtcgaccacaatctgataaaacctagatcaatctcattttttatttttaccctagcacttgttaaactaacagaataaata contains:
- the LOC126799610 gene encoding replication protein A 14 kDa subunit B-like, whose product is MDTSNPSVFVNAELLRLYVGRQVRALIQVVQLGAGSVIGKSTDEVQLTVKGTPPFALTKFVEVIGVADSDKSIQASLWNNFGESIDTHSYNQLCLLANGEFKNLFI